A single region of the Austwickia chelonae genome encodes:
- a CDS encoding DNA cytosine methyltransferase: MSLPKIVSLFSGAGGLDLGFRNADFPLAFAVDLSPAAIRTHRRNFVDTVSVAADLEQLGPDGVLAQLKDLLAPGEPIGVIGGPPCQGFSRANTGSVPNDPRNQLPLLYLRIVEALQSKYRVEFVLFENVVGIRDAKHAVTFSGIMSKFKEIGLTPVVDEYSALDFGVAQTRNRVIISGFRDEVVARGFKPNRGAAKGLTVRSVIGGLPEPTFFARGLEKSAIPYHENHWTMRPVSKRFSAPEGAQRAGRSFRRLEWDKPSPTVAYGHREIHVHPDGRRRLSIFEAMRLQGFPPEFVLEGTFSSQVEQVSNAVPPPLAEALATAIKAAMRKAGHRSSAGEALSA; encoded by the coding sequence ATGTCGCTCCCGAAAATTGTCAGTCTTTTCTCAGGGGCGGGAGGGCTGGATCTGGGATTCAGAAACGCTGACTTTCCACTCGCCTTTGCCGTGGACCTCTCGCCTGCTGCTATTCGCACACACCGGAGAAACTTCGTCGACACGGTTTCAGTCGCGGCAGATCTAGAGCAACTGGGTCCGGACGGAGTCCTTGCGCAGCTGAAGGACCTCCTAGCGCCGGGCGAACCCATCGGAGTGATCGGTGGTCCTCCGTGCCAGGGATTTTCGAGGGCGAACACGGGCTCAGTTCCCAACGATCCGCGCAACCAACTTCCACTGCTGTATCTCCGAATCGTGGAGGCACTCCAGTCCAAGTACCGAGTGGAGTTCGTCCTCTTCGAGAACGTCGTCGGGATCCGGGACGCCAAGCATGCCGTCACTTTCAGTGGCATTATGTCGAAATTCAAAGAGATCGGCCTGACGCCAGTAGTAGATGAGTATTCGGCACTCGATTTTGGGGTCGCCCAGACCAGAAACCGCGTCATTATCTCTGGCTTCCGAGATGAGGTGGTCGCCCGCGGTTTCAAACCCAACAGGGGTGCTGCAAAGGGTCTAACCGTACGGTCTGTCATCGGGGGCCTGCCGGAGCCGACGTTTTTCGCTCGTGGTCTTGAGAAGTCAGCCATTCCGTACCATGAGAATCACTGGACGATGAGGCCGGTGTCGAAGCGCTTCTCTGCCCCCGAAGGTGCGCAGCGCGCAGGACGGAGCTTTCGGCGCTTGGAGTGGGACAAGCCCAGCCCCACGGTTGCTTACGGGCACCGCGAGATCCACGTCCATCCGGATGGGCGCCGACGCCTCAGCATTTTCGAGGCCATGCGATTGCAGGGGTTCCCGCCTGAATTCGTGCTCGAGGGGACGTTTTCGTCTCAGGTCGAACAGGTCTCCAACGCCGTTCCGCCTCCGCTTGCCGAGGCGCTGGCGACGGCAATCAAGGCGGCGATGCGTAAAGCAGGGCACCGATCGTCGGCGGGTGAAGCGCTCAGCGCGTGA
- a CDS encoding helix-turn-helix domain-containing protein → MSQPWLSAEEIAVHLGVTKDTVYAWISDRGMPAHKVGRLWKFQSNEVDDWVRQDQGSMTSEGTGS, encoded by the coding sequence ATGTCGCAGCCATGGCTGAGCGCCGAAGAGATCGCGGTCCACCTCGGTGTCACTAAGGACACGGTGTACGCGTGGATCAGCGATCGCGGCATGCCCGCGCACAAGGTGGGTCGTCTGTGGAAGTTCCAGAGCAACGAGGTTGACGACTGGGTCCGTCAGGACCAAGGGAGCATGACGAGTGAGGGCACTGGTTCGTGA
- a CDS encoding ABC transporter permease: MNAWRLVGRHALVYRRAWVVFLSGFLEPVFYLLSIGVGVGAMINDVQAAGQTVPYAVFVAPAMLAASAMNGAVMDSTFNMFFRMKYGKVYEVALATPLSVGDIAVGELIWSLARGGIYATGFLGLMAAMGLTLSWWALLAVPATLLIGFAFAGVGMWACTYVRSWQDFEFVTLVMMPMTLFSGTFFPVDTVEGPARWLVEATPLYRGVALCRELTIGVPGWASVVSVVYLAVMGACGLWLARRRLGLLLQK; this comes from the coding sequence ATGAACGCCTGGCGACTGGTCGGCCGGCACGCCCTCGTCTACCGCCGTGCCTGGGTGGTCTTCCTCAGCGGCTTCCTGGAGCCGGTGTTCTACCTGCTGTCGATCGGTGTCGGCGTCGGCGCGATGATCAACGACGTCCAGGCCGCCGGGCAGACCGTCCCGTACGCCGTCTTCGTGGCCCCCGCGATGCTGGCGGCCTCGGCGATGAACGGTGCGGTCATGGACTCCACCTTCAACATGTTCTTCCGGATGAAGTACGGGAAGGTGTACGAGGTGGCCTTGGCGACGCCGCTGTCGGTGGGGGACATCGCCGTCGGAGAGCTCATCTGGTCGCTGGCCCGCGGCGGGATCTATGCCACAGGATTCCTCGGGCTGATGGCCGCCATGGGGTTGACCCTCTCCTGGTGGGCGCTGCTGGCCGTCCCCGCGACCCTGCTCATCGGTTTCGCCTTCGCCGGGGTGGGCATGTGGGCGTGCACCTATGTGCGCAGCTGGCAGGACTTCGAATTCGTGACCCTGGTGATGATGCCGATGACGCTCTTCTCCGGCACCTTCTTCCCCGTGGACACCGTCGAGGGGCCGGCCCGCTGGCTCGTCGAGGCGACCCCGCTCTACCGGGGCGTGGCGCTCTGCCGCGAACTGACCATCGGCGTCCCCGGTTGGGCGAGCGTCGTCTCCGTGGTCTACCTGGCCGTCATGGGGGCCTGCGGGCTGTGGCTGGCGCGGCGTCGCCTCGGGCTGCTCCTCCAGAAATGA
- a CDS encoding ABC transporter permease: MTTLPDSPGHLALVARQFDYWATVYRRTWRGSVVNSFITPVLYLTAMGVLLGRLVDGSGNTVGGAPSYLHFVAPGILAGHAMQLAVGEVLWPVLGLLKWNKTFFGKISTPLQPIDVLLAHLAFITFRVATACAVFMAAMIPFGVYRTWWGALPAFLTQLLVGLAFATPFYAVSVTAETDARFSMILRLVVMPLFLFSGAFFPITNLAEPLQWLARATPLWHGVELTRMFLSGLVTWPAAAGHVGYLVVLAVAGGWVTLRRLERRLIS; encoded by the coding sequence ATGACGACGCTCCCCGACAGCCCCGGGCACCTGGCCCTGGTCGCCCGCCAGTTCGACTACTGGGCCACCGTGTACCGGCGCACCTGGCGTGGATCGGTGGTGAACTCCTTCATCACCCCGGTGCTCTACCTCACCGCGATGGGGGTCCTCCTGGGGCGGCTCGTCGACGGCTCGGGGAACACCGTCGGCGGGGCACCGTCGTACCTGCATTTCGTGGCGCCGGGGATCCTCGCCGGACACGCCATGCAACTGGCCGTCGGGGAAGTGCTGTGGCCGGTCCTGGGCCTGCTCAAATGGAACAAGACCTTCTTCGGGAAGATCTCCACGCCGCTGCAGCCGATCGACGTCCTCCTCGCCCACCTGGCCTTCATCACCTTCCGGGTCGCCACCGCCTGCGCGGTCTTCATGGCGGCCATGATCCCCTTCGGGGTCTACCGGACCTGGTGGGGCGCGCTGCCCGCCTTCCTCACCCAGCTCCTCGTCGGCCTGGCCTTCGCGACGCCCTTCTACGCCGTGTCCGTCACCGCCGAGACCGACGCCAGGTTCTCGATGATCCTGCGGCTCGTCGTCATGCCGCTCTTCCTGTTCTCCGGGGCTTTTTTCCCGATCACCAATCTCGCCGAACCCCTGCAATGGCTGGCCCGGGCGACCCCGCTGTGGCACGGCGTCGAACTGACCCGCATGTTCCTGTCCGGTCTGGTGACCTGGCCCGCAGCCGCCGGACATGTCGGCTACCTCGTCGTCCTGGCTGTTGCCGGGGGCTGGGTCACCCTGCGACGCCTGGAGAGGCGGCTCATCTCATGA